A DNA window from Pyrus communis chromosome 3, drPyrComm1.1, whole genome shotgun sequence contains the following coding sequences:
- the LOC137730258 gene encoding G-type lectin S-receptor-like serine/threonine-protein kinase RKS1, whose amino-acid sequence MNSTIFLFVIIRLLIFLVIHPSSISVALDAITPNQPLRDGDFLLSATKIFKLGFFSPDNSHNRYIGVWYNNIPIKTIVWIANRDNPIIPISGTGTGLLAIHGDHGGLVIYGKDQNTPLWSANVTVSSPNNSVMAKLRDTGNLVLLEHNGSNPRVLWQGFDYPTDTLLPWMKIGQNRRSGLNRRLTSRKSQDDPGSGNFSYEIDPTGFPQLMVYKDRTKWFRGGTWTGQRFSGVPEYTTNSVRNFVNNKDEIYMEITVPNDSVFTRGVLDESGIVKRFVWRDHESKWIEGSSNPSEWCDHYGQCGPNGNCDPYSNYNFSCLCLPGFEPKFPLDWYLRDGLGGCMRKSGASTCQNGEGFVKVARVKVPDSSGARVNMNFSLKGCEQECMKDCSCMAYASADERGGGKGCVMWYGDLIDTRTFSSVGQDLYVRVDAVTLAQFANGSVISKKARLAISLLSALVFLGLVFLLCWLVRRKSKGRQRKYMFFMEDRTDLDDQSKINSELQFFDQTTVAAATDNFSVANKLGTGGFGSVYKGVLRNGKEVAVKRLSKNSGQGIEEFKNEVVIIAKLQHRNLVKIIGCCVEDKEKMLIYEYVPNKSLDSFIFDETKRNLLDWTKRFDIICGIARGILYLHQDSRLRIIHRDLKASNILLDASMSPKIADFGMARIFLGDQCEANTHRVVGTYGYMSPEYAMEGIFSVKSDVYSFGVLLLEIITGKRNSGYHHKKYPHSNLVGYVWDLWREGIALEIVDPSMGESYHVNEVVRCIQIALLCVQEFAVDRPTMSAVVFMLGNEAAVPSPTQPAFLLTRSRTGVGPSTSTEGASSINDVTCTEIEAR is encoded by the exons ATGAATTCTACTATATTCCTTTTTGTCATAATTAGATTGCTTATCTTCCTTGTGATTCATCCCTCTTCCATTTCTGTTGCCCTAGACGCCATTACACCAAACCAACCCCTAAGAGATGGCGACTTTCTTCTCTCCGCCACTAAAATCTTTAAACTAGGTTTTTTTAGCCCAGACAATTCTCATAACCGTTACATCGGAGTTTGGTATAACAATATTCCAATCAAAACCATCGTCTGGATTGCAAACAGAGACAACCCCATAATTCCTATTTCTGGAACTGGAACTGGGCTCCTAGCTATTCATGGAGATCATGGAGGCCTTGTCATTTATGGGAAGGACCAAAATACCCCTCTTTGGTCTGCTAATGTCACAGTCTCTTCGCCAAACAATTCCGTAATGGCCAAACTTCGGGATACAGGAAATCTTGTATTGCTTGAGCACAATGGTAGTAACCCAAGGGTGCTGTGGCAAGGCTTTGATTACCCCACAGATACACTGCTTCCATGGATGAAGATTGGGCAGAACCGACGGTCAGGGCTGAACAGGCGCCTAACATCTCGGAAGTCCCAGGATGATCCCGGATCAGGGAATTTTTCGTATGAGATTGACCCAACCGGGTTTCCGCAGTTGATGGTTTACAAGGATCGAACCAAATGGTTTCGAGGCGGAACTTGGACCGGCCAAAGATTTAGCGGGGTACCCGAATATACAACTAATAGTGTCCGCAACTTTGTGAACAATAAAGATGAGATATATATGGAGATAACTGTTCCAAATGACTCAGTATTCACAAGAGGGGTGCTAGATGAATCAGGAATTGTTAAACGGTTCGTATGGCGAGATCACGAAAGCAAATGGATCGAAGGAAGCTCTAACCCTAGTGAGTGGTGTGACCACTATGGACAGTGTGGTCCAAATGGTAACTGTGACCCATACAGTAATTATAACTTCTCTTGCCTTTGTCTGCCCGGATTTGAACCCAAATTCCCCCTGGATTGGTATCTGAGAGATGGATTGGGTGGATGCATGAGAAAATCGGGAGCGTCTACATGCCAAAATGGGGAAGGGTTTGTTAAGGTGGCACGCGTGAAGGTACCCGACTCATCTGGGGCACGTGTGAATATGAATTTCAGTCTGAAAGGGTGTGAGCAAGAGTGCATGAAGGATTGTTCTTGCATGGCATACGCGAGTGCAGATGAAAGGGGAGGAGGGAAGGGTTGTGTGATGTGGTACGGGGACTTGATAGACACAAGAACTTTTTCAAGTGTTGGGCAGGACTTGTATGTGCGAGTTGATGCAGTTACTCTAG CTCAATTTGCAAATGGTTCTGTAATTAGCAAGAAGGCAAGGCTGGCAATTTCACTATTATCCGCTCTTGTGTTCCTTGGCCTAGTTTTCCTTTTGTGTTGGTTGGTAAGGAGGAAGAGCAAAG GAAGGCAaagaaaatatatgtttttCATGGAAGATAGAACAGATCTCGATGATCAAAGTAAAATAAACTCAGAATTACAATTCTTTGATCAAACAACTGTCGCAGCTGCCACGGACAATTTCTCTGTAGCGAACAAGCTTGGGACAGGAGGTTTTGGCTCAGTCTATAAG GGTGTACTTCGTAATGGAAAGGAAGTAGCGGTAAAACGACTATCAAAGAATTCTGGTCAAGGAATTGAAGAGTTTAAGAACGAAGTTGTGATAATTGCAAAACTCCAACACAGGAACCTTGTCAAGATTATAGGTTGCTGCGTTGAAGATAAAGAGAAGATGCTAATCTATGAGTACGTACCAAACAAAAGTTTGGACTCCTTTATTTTTG atgaaacaaaaagaaatcttTTAGATTGGACAAAACGCTTTGATATTATTTGTGGGATTGCTAGAGGGATTTTATATCTTCATCAAGATTCGAGATTAAGGATTATCCATAGAGATCTAAAGGCCAGTAATATTCTACTGGATGCATCTATGAGTCCCAAAATAGCAGATTTTGGTATGGCAAGAATATTTCTGGGGGACCAATGTGAAGCAAATACACATCGTGTGGTCGGAACATA TGGTTATATGTCACCAGAGTATGCAATGGAAGGAATTTTTTCAGTAAAATCTGATGTGTACAGTTTTGGCGTATTACTACTAGAAATCATAACTGGCAAAAGGAATTCCGGTTATCACCACAAAAAATATCCCCACTCAAATTTGGTTGGATAT GTTTGGGACTTGTGGAGAGAAGGCATTGCCTTGGAAATTGTTGATCCATCCATGGGCGAATCATACCATGTAAACGAAGTTGTGAGATGCATCCAAATTGCTCTCTTGTGTGTGCAAGAGTTTGCTGTTGACCGGCCAACCATGTCGGCGGTTGTTTTCATGCTAGGTAACGAGGCAGCAGTTCCTTCCCCAACACAGCCTGCATTTTTGTTGACGAGGAGTCGTACTGGAGTAGGTCCATCAACAAGTACTGAAGGAGCTAGTTCTATAAATGATGTGACATGTACAGAAATAGAAGCTCGTTAA